The Mycolicibacterium boenickei genome has a segment encoding these proteins:
- the sigE gene encoding RNA polymerase sigma factor SigE, translated as MEHGARWRTAQHNQDSNRNNEVISRVELSEICDQEDPTSANAVTANPATQAAPVTMAHLEQFTAGEWVEPSDELTGTAVFDATGDQAAMPSWDELVRQHADRVYRLAYRLSGNQHDAEDLTQETFIRVFRSVQNYQPGTFEGWLHRITTNLFLDMVRRRGRIRMEALPEDYDRVPADDPNPEQIYHDSRLGADLQAALDSLAPEFRAAVVLCDIEGLSYEEIGATLGVKLGTVRSRIHRGRQALREYLAKNSPETAKSA; from the coding sequence ATGGAACACGGCGCCCGCTGGCGCACTGCCCAGCACAACCAGGACAGCAATCGGAATAACGAAGTCATCAGTCGTGTTGAGCTGAGTGAAATCTGTGATCAGGAGGATCCGACGAGCGCGAACGCAGTTACCGCGAACCCCGCGACCCAGGCCGCCCCGGTGACCATGGCACATCTGGAGCAGTTCACCGCAGGCGAATGGGTCGAACCGTCCGATGAACTGACCGGTACGGCGGTTTTCGACGCCACCGGCGATCAGGCGGCGATGCCGTCCTGGGACGAGTTGGTGCGCCAACACGCGGACCGGGTGTACCGCCTGGCCTATCGCCTCTCGGGTAACCAGCACGACGCCGAGGACCTGACCCAGGAGACCTTCATCCGGGTGTTCCGCTCGGTGCAGAACTACCAGCCGGGAACCTTCGAGGGGTGGCTGCACCGCATCACCACCAACCTGTTCCTCGACATGGTCCGTCGTCGTGGCCGCATCCGGATGGAAGCGCTGCCCGAGGACTACGACCGGGTGCCCGCCGACGATCCGAACCCCGAGCAGATCTATCACGACTCGCGGTTGGGAGCCGATCTTCAGGCAGCCCTGGACTCCCTGGCCCCGGAGTTCCGCGCCGCGGTGGTCCTGTGCGACATCGAGGGTCTGTCCTACGAGGAAATCGGCGCCACGCTGGGCGTGAAGCTCGGCACCGTGCGCAGCCGCATTCACCGCGGTCGACAGGCGTTGCGTGAGTATCTGGCGAAGAACTCGCCGGAAACCGCGAAATCCGCCTAG
- the htrA gene encoding serine protease HtrA, which produces MTNQDQSDESGRLEPRPVERPPVDQLSQRTFGRPTGVDGSFQGAEKYQDQGEYAPKDQPPDPVLAEAFGRPGGAGDSLQRHPTDAGALEAEKNAGEDDFDDPWRDPGAIPALGTPAQAPAAPAVVAAPIGKLGAREVLFGGRVSWPSIFILLIVAGLIAFIGGWVGQKTAGTVQAFTTSKVTLETGDLPSPDAGRFATVASAVEDSVVTIEAKSKTEGSQGSGVVVDGKGYIVTNNHVISDAASKPADYQITVVFNDGKEVPANLVGRDPKTDLAVLKVDNVDNLVVARMGDSEKVRVGEEVIAAGAPLGLRSTVTHGIISALHRPVPLSGEGSDTDTVIDGLQTDASINHGNSGGPLINMSSEVIGINTAGKSLSDSASGLGFAIPVNEVKQVVENLIKDGKVAHPTLLLSAVTVSNSVASGAQVRNVNAGGPAEKAGILENDVVVKVGDRKVADADEMVVAVRQLKIGQEAPIEVLRDGRPMTFMVTPIGDDQKAQ; this is translated from the coding sequence GTGACCAACCAGGACCAGTCCGACGAGAGCGGCCGTCTGGAACCGCGCCCTGTCGAGCGGCCACCCGTCGACCAGTTGTCGCAGCGCACCTTCGGCCGCCCCACCGGCGTTGACGGCTCGTTCCAGGGTGCGGAGAAGTACCAGGACCAGGGCGAGTACGCGCCCAAGGACCAGCCGCCGGATCCCGTGCTGGCCGAGGCCTTCGGCCGCCCCGGAGGCGCAGGCGACTCGCTGCAGCGCCATCCCACCGACGCCGGCGCGCTCGAGGCCGAGAAGAACGCCGGTGAGGACGATTTCGACGATCCCTGGCGCGATCCGGGTGCAATCCCCGCGCTGGGCACGCCCGCGCAGGCTCCGGCCGCGCCGGCCGTCGTGGCGGCCCCGATCGGCAAGCTCGGCGCCCGGGAGGTGCTGTTCGGCGGCCGGGTGTCGTGGCCGTCGATCTTCATCCTGTTGATCGTCGCCGGATTGATCGCCTTCATCGGCGGCTGGGTCGGACAGAAGACCGCAGGCACCGTCCAGGCCTTCACCACCTCCAAGGTGACGCTGGAGACCGGCGACCTCCCGTCCCCGGACGCCGGCCGGTTCGCCACGGTCGCCTCGGCCGTCGAGGACTCGGTGGTCACCATCGAGGCCAAGAGCAAGACCGAGGGCTCGCAGGGTTCGGGCGTCGTCGTCGACGGCAAGGGCTACATCGTCACCAACAACCACGTGATCTCCGACGCCGCGAGCAAGCCCGCGGACTACCAGATCACCGTCGTGTTCAACGACGGCAAGGAAGTGCCGGCCAACCTCGTCGGCCGCGACCCCAAGACCGATCTGGCGGTGCTCAAGGTCGACAACGTCGACAACCTCGTCGTGGCGCGGATGGGTGACTCCGAGAAGGTACGTGTCGGCGAGGAAGTCATCGCGGCCGGCGCCCCGCTTGGGCTGCGCAGCACGGTCACCCACGGCATCATCAGCGCGCTGCACCGGCCGGTGCCGCTCTCGGGTGAGGGCTCTGACACCGACACCGTGATCGACGGCCTCCAGACCGACGCCTCGATCAACCACGGCAACTCCGGCGGCCCGCTGATCAACATGTCCTCCGAGGTGATCGGGATCAACACGGCCGGAAAGTCCTTGTCGGACAGCGCCAGTGGCCTCGGCTTCGCGATTCCCGTCAACGAGGTCAAGCAGGTCGTCGAGAACCTGATCAAGGACGGCAAGGTGGCCCATCCGACGTTGCTGCTCAGCGCCGTCACGGTGAGCAACAGCGTGGCCTCGGGTGCCCAGGTTCGCAACGTCAACGCAGGCGGTCCGGCGGAGAAGGCCGGCATCCTGGAGAACGACGTGGTGGTCAAGGTCGGGGACCGCAAGGTCGCCGACGCCGATGAGATGGTGGTCGCGGTGCGTCAGCTCAAGATCGGGCAGGAAGCTCCGATCGAGGTGCTGCGCGACGGTCGGCCCATGACGTTCATGGTCACGCCGATCGGCGACGATCAAAAAGCGCAGTAG
- a CDS encoding Mrp/NBP35 family ATP-binding protein, protein MSESATELQSAVRAALAKVIDPELRKPITELGMVKNISIEADHGVHVEIYLTTAACPKKNEIADLVKAAVTDVPGTGAVKVSLDVMNDEQRAELRKMLRGDSREPVIPFAQPNSLTRVYAVASGKGGVGKSSVTVNLAAAMAARGLSVGLLDADIYGHSVPRMMGTGDRPTQVDSMILPPVAHDVKVISIAMFTQGNTPVVWRGPMLHRALQQFLADVYWGDLDVLLLDLPPGTGDIAISVAQLIPGAEILVVTTPQMAAAEVAERAGAIALQTRQRIAGVVENMSGLQMPDGTVMQLFGEGGGRQVADSLTRSVGAEVPLLGQVPLDPALVAAGDSGVPLVLSAPESAAGAELRKIAEGLSARKRGLAGMSLGLDTARR, encoded by the coding sequence ATGTCCGAATCTGCCACTGAGCTGCAATCCGCGGTTCGCGCCGCGCTGGCCAAGGTGATCGATCCCGAATTGCGGAAGCCGATCACCGAACTCGGCATGGTCAAGAACATCTCGATCGAGGCCGACCACGGCGTGCACGTCGAGATCTACCTGACCACTGCGGCCTGCCCGAAGAAGAACGAGATCGCCGACCTGGTGAAGGCCGCCGTCACCGACGTTCCCGGTACCGGCGCCGTCAAGGTGAGCCTCGACGTGATGAACGACGAGCAGCGCGCCGAGCTGCGCAAGATGCTGCGCGGCGACTCCCGCGAGCCGGTGATCCCGTTCGCCCAGCCCAATTCGCTGACCCGGGTCTACGCGGTGGCCTCGGGCAAGGGTGGGGTCGGCAAGTCGAGTGTGACGGTCAACCTGGCTGCCGCGATGGCTGCCCGCGGGCTGTCCGTCGGCCTGCTGGATGCCGACATCTACGGCCATTCGGTGCCGCGCATGATGGGCACCGGCGATCGGCCCACACAGGTCGACTCGATGATCCTGCCGCCGGTCGCCCATGACGTGAAGGTCATCTCCATCGCGATGTTCACCCAGGGCAACACGCCCGTGGTGTGGCGCGGCCCGATGTTGCACCGGGCCCTGCAGCAGTTCCTGGCCGACGTGTACTGGGGCGATCTGGACGTGCTGCTGCTCGACCTGCCGCCCGGCACCGGCGACATCGCCATCTCGGTCGCCCAGCTGATCCCGGGCGCCGAGATCCTCGTGGTGACGACTCCGCAGATGGCCGCGGCCGAGGTGGCCGAGCGGGCCGGGGCGATCGCCCTGCAGACGCGTCAGCGCATCGCGGGCGTGGTGGAGAACATGTCGGGCCTGCAGATGCCCGACGGCACCGTCATGCAGCTGTTCGGTGAGGGCGGTGGGCGTCAGGTGGCCGACTCGCTGACCCGCTCGGTGGGTGCCGAGGTGCCGCTGCTGGGCCAGGTTCCGCTGGACCCGGCGCTCGTGGCCGCCGGTGACTCCGGGGTTCCGCTCGTGCTGTCAGCACCCGAATCAGCGGCAGGCGCCGAGCTGCGCAAGATCGCCGAGGGATTGTCGGCGCGCAAGCGCGGCCTGGCCGGGATGTCCCTGGGTCTGGATACCGCGCGCCGCTAG
- a CDS encoding DUF4190 domain-containing protein has translation MTNPDGNAGETPPSDPGSQPSEPLSGGYEAPSIEHSQDRPHSGGAQPSYEFGPQGYEVGTPYPPAIDYPVDIPHDYAPTPPYPGVSSYPPPYPPPFPPPVYPGYPGGYGMPQPAPTNTVAIGSLVASILSVFLFAMCGIGLLAGLVGIGLGVTALNQIQRSGQPGRGLAIAGIAVGAVGTLIGLGWLLFFVAAMLST, from the coding sequence ATGACAAACCCGGACGGCAACGCGGGCGAAACGCCGCCATCCGACCCCGGCTCCCAGCCGTCGGAACCGTTGTCCGGCGGATACGAAGCACCTTCCATCGAGCATTCCCAGGATCGGCCGCACAGCGGCGGCGCGCAACCGTCATACGAGTTCGGACCGCAGGGCTACGAGGTCGGCACGCCGTATCCACCTGCGATCGATTACCCCGTGGACATCCCGCACGACTACGCGCCGACGCCGCCGTACCCCGGCGTGTCCAGCTATCCCCCGCCCTATCCGCCACCCTTTCCCCCGCCGGTTTACCCCGGTTACCCGGGCGGCTACGGGATGCCACAGCCGGCGCCGACCAACACCGTGGCCATCGGCAGCCTCGTCGCCTCGATCCTGTCGGTGTTCCTGTTCGCCATGTGTGGGATCGGACTGCTCGCCGGTCTCGTCGGAATCGGCCTCGGGGTCACGGCGCTGAACCAGATCCAGCGGAGCGGACAACCAGGGCGTGGCCTGGCGATCGCCGGCATCGCGGTGGGCGCAGTCGGCACCCTCATCGGTCTGGGCTGGTTACTGTTTTTTGTGGCCGCCATGCTCTCCACGTAG
- a CDS encoding HpcH/HpaI aldolase/citrate lyase family protein, whose amino-acid sequence MENTYRPRRTCLSVPGSSLKMIEKAKSLPADEVFLDLEDAVAPGAKESARAQVAAALADDGWAGQLRGVRVNDWTTPWTYADVIEVVAGAGGQLDLIVLPKVTEASHVQALDLLLTQLEATHGLEPGRIGIEAQIENAQGLTNIDAIAAAPRVQALVLGPGDMAASLNMRTLEVGGQPDGYDIGDAHHHVLMRILIAARSRGINAIDGPYVKVRDVDGFRRVAGRSAALGYDGKWVLHPDQIEAGNEIFSPRQSDYDHAELILDAYEWHTSHAGGARGAVMLGDEMIDEASRKMALVIAGKGRAAGMSRLAEPFTPPS is encoded by the coding sequence GTGGAGAACACGTATCGACCCCGTAGAACGTGCCTCTCGGTTCCGGGAAGCAGCCTGAAGATGATCGAGAAGGCCAAGAGTCTGCCCGCTGACGAGGTGTTCCTGGATCTGGAGGACGCGGTCGCTCCCGGCGCCAAGGAGTCGGCGCGGGCACAGGTGGCCGCGGCGCTCGCCGACGATGGTTGGGCCGGACAGCTGCGCGGGGTACGGGTCAACGACTGGACCACACCGTGGACCTACGCCGACGTGATCGAGGTCGTGGCCGGCGCAGGCGGACAGCTCGACCTGATCGTCTTGCCCAAGGTGACCGAGGCGTCCCACGTCCAGGCGCTCGATCTGCTGCTCACCCAACTGGAGGCCACGCACGGTCTGGAGCCGGGCCGCATCGGGATCGAGGCGCAGATCGAGAACGCGCAGGGGCTGACCAATATCGATGCGATCGCGGCGGCCCCGCGGGTTCAGGCGCTGGTGCTCGGGCCCGGGGACATGGCCGCCAGCCTCAACATGCGCACCCTGGAGGTCGGTGGACAGCCCGACGGCTATGACATCGGCGATGCGCATCACCACGTGCTGATGCGCATCCTGATCGCCGCGCGCAGCCGGGGCATCAACGCGATCGACGGCCCGTACGTGAAGGTGCGCGACGTGGACGGGTTCCGCCGGGTGGCGGGTCGTTCAGCCGCGCTGGGTTACGACGGCAAGTGGGTGTTGCACCCGGACCAGATCGAGGCGGGCAACGAGATCTTCAGTCCGCGCCAGTCCGACTACGACCATGCCGAGCTGATCCTGGACGCCTACGAATGGCACACCTCGCACGCCGGCGGGGCCAGGGGAGCGGTGATGCTGGGCGACGAGATGATCGACGAGGCCAGCCGCAAGATGGCGTTGGTGATCGCGGGCAAGGGGCGGGCAGCGGGGATGAGCCGGCTGGCCGAGCCGTTCACACCGCCCAGCTGA
- the rseA gene encoding anti-sigma E factor RseA, translated as MVDPGHVFRRAFSWLPAQFASQSDAPVGAPRQFGSTEHLSIEAIAAFVDGELRMSAHLRAAHHLSLCPDCAAEVDAQGQARAALRDSCPIAIPNSLLGLLSQIPHHSPQPSAEVDEQPPFADDPTRSRRKRR; from the coding sequence ATGGTCGACCCGGGACACGTGTTCCGTCGGGCATTCTCCTGGTTGCCTGCGCAGTTCGCCTCGCAGAGTGATGCGCCCGTCGGTGCACCTCGCCAGTTCGGTTCCACCGAGCACCTCTCGATCGAGGCCATCGCGGCATTCGTCGATGGTGAGTTGCGGATGAGCGCCCATCTGCGGGCCGCACACCATTTGTCCCTCTGCCCGGATTGCGCGGCCGAGGTCGATGCCCAGGGCCAGGCCCGGGCCGCATTGCGGGACTCCTGTCCGATAGCCATTCCGAATTCCCTGCTGGGCCTGTTGTCGCAGATACCGCACCACAGCCCGCAGCCTTCGGCCGAGGTCGATGAACAGCCCCCGTTTGCTGATGACCCGACGCGGAGCCGGCGTAAGCGCCGGTAG
- a CDS encoding DUF1003 domain-containing protein — MSESTARQRLDTPRGTRGFGLHVDVEAVGQFGESIARFLGTGRYLAIQTIIVVVWIALNIGVFTFEWDPYPFILLNLAFSTQAAYAAPLILLAQNRQENRDRVALEEDRRRAEQTKADTEYLARELASLRLAVGEVVTRDYLRRELEELRELLIELGPQTDIDRSTASKPDTGDRRAKRSG; from the coding sequence ATGAGCGAATCGACAGCGCGTCAACGGCTGGACACCCCCCGTGGCACGCGCGGCTTCGGGCTGCACGTCGATGTCGAGGCGGTCGGCCAGTTCGGCGAATCGATCGCCCGGTTCCTCGGCACGGGTCGCTACCTGGCGATCCAGACGATCATCGTGGTGGTCTGGATCGCGCTGAACATCGGCGTCTTCACCTTCGAGTGGGATCCGTACCCGTTCATCCTGCTCAACCTGGCATTTTCGACCCAGGCCGCCTATGCCGCCCCGCTGATCCTGCTGGCGCAGAACCGCCAGGAGAACCGCGACCGGGTCGCGCTCGAAGAGGATCGGCGCCGGGCCGAGCAGACCAAGGCCGACACCGAGTACCTGGCCCGCGAGCTGGCATCGCTGCGGCTGGCGGTGGGCGAGGTCGTCACGCGCGATTACCTGCGCCGCGAGCTGGAGGAACTGCGCGAGCTGCTCATCGAGCTCGGCCCGCAGACCGATATCGACCGCAGCACCGCGAGCAAACCCGACACCGGCGATCGCAGGGCCAAACGCAGTGGTTGA
- a CDS encoding lytic transglycosylase domain-containing protein, translating to MSQLVRSPALGVAVLAPIVLVAGAGSAAPDAEVSNAAVTPLAAVAPRVDRSGPAVVAAARPPTNFRIQPMTTISAPPPAFVVNTPGALGIPGTSLKAYRNAERMMAAAYPGCGISWNLLAGIGRIESGHANGGATDARGTAVRPIYGPALDGTLPGNEIIVQSAQAGRISYVRAMGPMQFLPGTWARYASDGDGDGKADVQNVFDSALAAARYLCSGGLNLRDQSQVMSAILRYNNSVAYARNVLGWAAAYATGVVPVDLPEITGSIPPIGDSHLDNPEGLGPGLPADATGLPAGDPLALIPLLNRNETGTQNVPGFAPGQVLGPLPGPAQAIPSETPAAPPPWVPPWEQPRQPTCVVFCLGEQAPPAAPPPGPFAPPPAPAPGPIAPLAPPPAPAPAPGPAPVGPPIEAAPAVPGLGPAPGPAPGPAPGPA from the coding sequence ATGAGCCAGCTCGTGCGCTCGCCCGCGCTCGGCGTGGCCGTCCTGGCCCCCATCGTGCTGGTCGCCGGCGCCGGATCCGCCGCCCCGGACGCCGAGGTGTCCAACGCCGCGGTCACGCCGCTGGCCGCCGTCGCGCCCCGGGTCGACCGCTCGGGTCCCGCGGTGGTCGCCGCGGCCAGGCCGCCGACCAACTTCCGGATCCAGCCGATGACCACGATCTCGGCTCCCCCACCCGCCTTCGTCGTCAATACCCCTGGCGCCCTTGGCATTCCAGGCACATCACTGAAGGCGTACCGCAACGCCGAACGGATGATGGCCGCCGCCTACCCCGGCTGCGGTATCAGCTGGAACCTGCTCGCCGGCATCGGACGGATCGAATCCGGGCACGCCAACGGCGGCGCCACCGATGCCCGCGGCACCGCCGTCCGCCCCATCTACGGTCCCGCGCTCGACGGCACCTTGCCGGGCAACGAGATCATCGTGCAGAGCGCACAAGCCGGCCGGATCTCGTATGTCCGGGCCATGGGCCCGATGCAGTTCCTGCCCGGCACGTGGGCGCGCTACGCCTCCGACGGCGACGGCGACGGCAAGGCAGACGTGCAGAACGTGTTCGACTCGGCCCTGGCCGCCGCGCGCTACCTGTGCAGCGGCGGGCTCAACCTGCGCGATCAGTCCCAGGTGATGTCGGCCATCCTGCGCTACAACAACTCGGTGGCCTACGCCCGCAACGTGCTGGGCTGGGCCGCGGCGTATGCCACCGGTGTGGTGCCGGTCGACCTGCCCGAGATCACCGGGTCCATTCCCCCGATCGGCGATTCCCACCTGGACAACCCGGAGGGTCTCGGCCCGGGCCTGCCCGCCGATGCCACCGGACTGCCGGCCGGTGACCCGCTGGCCCTGATTCCGCTGCTCAACCGCAACGAGACCGGCACTCAGAACGTTCCGGGCTTCGCGCCAGGGCAGGTGCTCGGGCCGTTGCCCGGTCCGGCGCAAGCCATCCCGTCGGAGACCCCGGCCGCGCCGCCGCCATGGGTACCGCCATGGGAGCAGCCGCGTCAGCCCACGTGCGTGGTGTTCTGCCTGGGTGAGCAGGCGCCTCCGGCGGCGCCGCCGCCCGGGCCGTTCGCCCCGCCACCGGCACCGGCGCCTGGTCCGATCGCCCCGTTGGCCCCGCCGCCTGCTCCCGCGCCCGCGCCGGGCCCCGCACCGGTCGGTCCGCCGATCGAGGCCGCACCCGCGGTTCCGGGACTGGGACCGGCGCCCGGCCCCGCCCCCGGGCCCGCACCGGGACCGGCCTGA
- a CDS encoding general stress protein yields MTSPFQSGQTPGGAPAARGALPTPPKGWPIGSYPTYAEAQRAVDYLSDQQFPVQQVTIVGVDLMQVERVTGRLSWPKVLGGGVLSGAWLGLFIGLILGFFSPNPWSALLTGLVAGVFFGLITSAIPYAMARGTRDFSSTMQLVAGRYDVLCDPQGAEQGRDLLARLTI; encoded by the coding sequence ATGACGAGCCCATTTCAGTCCGGTCAGACTCCGGGCGGCGCGCCTGCCGCGCGCGGCGCATTGCCTACGCCGCCCAAGGGCTGGCCGATCGGTTCCTACCCGACGTACGCGGAGGCCCAGCGGGCCGTCGACTACCTGTCCGACCAACAGTTCCCGGTGCAGCAGGTGACCATCGTCGGGGTGGATCTCATGCAGGTGGAGCGGGTCACCGGTCGGCTGAGCTGGCCCAAGGTGCTCGGCGGCGGTGTGCTGTCGGGTGCCTGGCTGGGCCTGTTCATCGGCCTGATCCTGGGCTTCTTCAGCCCCAACCCGTGGAGCGCGCTGCTCACCGGCCTGGTTGCCGGTGTCTTCTTCGGTCTGATCACCTCGGCCATTCCGTATGCGATGGCTCGCGGCACAAGAGATTTCAGTTCGACGATGCAGCTGGTCGCGGGCCGCTACGACGTCCTGTGCGATCCGCAGGGGGCCGAACAGGGTCGGGATCTGCTGGCGCGCTTGACGATCTGA
- a CDS encoding magnesium transporter MgtE N-terminal domain-containing protein, with product MAAVNRVYAARLAGMVVLGPDGESIGRVRDVVISISIVRQQPRVLGLVVELLTRRRIFVPILRVTAIEPGSVTLATGSVSLRRFAQRPGEVLVLGQVLETRVRVDDPDLEQLAGIDVVVVDLGIEQTRTRDWVVTRVAVRPQRRLGRRSNIHVVEWQNVHGLTPSGLAMPDQGVASLLEQFEGQRPVEVAEALRELPVKRRYELYRAFDDERLADVLQELPEDEQAAVLRQLNTERAADVLEAMDPDDAADVLGSMTPADAETLLRKMDPEDSEDVRRLLAHSPDTAGGLMTSEPVVLAPDTTVAEALAQVRDPDLTPALASMAFVTRPPSATPTGQYLGCVHLQRLLREPPAALVSGIIDTDLPSLSPADSLAAVTRYFAAYNLVCGPVVDEENHLLGAVSVDDVLDHMLPDDWRERDEPELPVAGS from the coding sequence ATGGCGGCGGTGAACAGGGTCTACGCGGCCCGGCTGGCGGGGATGGTGGTGCTGGGCCCCGACGGGGAGTCCATCGGCCGTGTCCGCGACGTGGTGATAAGCATCAGTATCGTCCGCCAGCAACCGCGCGTTCTCGGCCTGGTGGTCGAATTGCTCACCCGGCGAAGGATTTTCGTTCCCATCCTGAGGGTCACCGCGATCGAGCCGGGTTCGGTGACACTGGCCACCGGCAGTGTGTCGCTGCGCCGCTTCGCGCAACGGCCCGGTGAGGTACTGGTGCTGGGCCAGGTGCTGGAGACCCGGGTGCGGGTCGACGATCCCGACCTGGAGCAGCTGGCCGGAATCGACGTCGTGGTAGTCGATCTGGGCATCGAGCAGACCCGGACCCGCGACTGGGTGGTGACGCGGGTGGCCGTGCGTCCGCAGCGACGCCTGGGGCGGCGCAGCAACATCCACGTCGTGGAGTGGCAGAACGTGCACGGGCTCACCCCGTCCGGGCTGGCGATGCCCGACCAGGGCGTGGCCTCGCTGCTCGAGCAGTTCGAGGGACAACGCCCGGTCGAGGTGGCCGAGGCGCTGCGGGAACTGCCGGTCAAGCGGCGCTACGAGCTGTACCGGGCCTTCGACGACGAGCGCCTGGCCGACGTGCTGCAGGAGCTTCCCGAAGACGAGCAGGCCGCGGTGCTGCGCCAGCTGAACACCGAACGCGCGGCCGACGTCCTGGAGGCGATGGATCCCGACGATGCGGCCGACGTTCTCGGCTCAATGACCCCGGCCGACGCCGAGACCCTGCTGCGGAAGATGGACCCCGAGGACTCCGAGGACGTGCGACGGCTGCTGGCCCACTCGCCCGACACCGCGGGCGGTCTGATGACCAGTGAGCCGGTGGTCCTGGCCCCGGACACCACGGTCGCCGAGGCGCTGGCGCAGGTGCGCGATCCGGACCTCACCCCGGCGCTGGCCTCGATGGCCTTCGTCACCCGGCCACCCAGTGCCACCCCGACCGGCCAGTATCTGGGCTGCGTCCACCTGCAGCGGCTGCTGCGCGAACCCCCCGCGGCCCTGGTGAGCGGCATCATCGACACCGATCTGCCCAGCCTGAGTCCGGCCGATTCGCTGGCCGCGGTGACCCGCTACTTCGCCGCCTACAACCTGGTGTGCGGGCCGGTGGTCGACGAGGAGAACCACCTGCTCGGGGCGGTCTCGGTGGACGACGTGCTCGACCACATGCTGCCCGACGACTGGCGCGAACGTGACGAGCCCGAGCTCCCGGTGGCGGGCTCATGA
- the tatB gene encoding Sec-independent protein translocase protein TatB: MFANIGWGEMLVLVIAGLVILGPERLPGAIRWTSGALRQARDYVSGATSQLRQDLGPEFDDLRQPLAELQKLRGMTPRAAITKHLLDGDDSFLTGAFDDGKPQPAAGTTPDQPAGDTAAKPADKPAGTTFDPDAT, translated from the coding sequence ATGTTCGCGAACATCGGGTGGGGAGAGATGCTGGTCCTGGTGATCGCCGGTCTGGTGATCCTGGGGCCCGAGCGGCTGCCCGGTGCCATCCGCTGGACGTCCGGTGCGCTGCGTCAGGCACGTGACTACGTCAGCGGCGCCACCAGCCAGCTGCGTCAGGACCTCGGTCCGGAGTTCGACGATCTTCGGCAGCCCCTCGCCGAGTTGCAGAAGCTGCGCGGCATGACTCCACGCGCTGCGATCACCAAGCATCTGCTCGACGGTGACGATTCGTTCCTGACGGGTGCGTTCGACGACGGCAAGCCGCAGCCGGCGGCCGGGACGACTCCTGACCAGCCCGCAGGCGACACCGCCGCCAAGCCGGCTGACAAGCCGGCCGGCACGACGTTCGATCCCGACGCGACCTAG